The following DNA comes from Erythrolamprus reginae isolate rEryReg1 chromosome 8, rEryReg1.hap1, whole genome shotgun sequence.
GAAGTGGGGCCGCCAAGGATtcgaaaattaaaaattaaatacagaAAGCACTTCCACCGCTCTCCCTTCTATCAAAGGCGATCGCGGGCTGCAATGCCAAACGAACGTGTGTGAGTGTGTGAAAGAGGCTGTTCAATTATTCCAGATGCTCTTATTTAAAAAACAGCTGCTGAGGCTACCGCCAAGCGACGCAACCTCCCGAGCTACTCAAAAGTGCTGCCTCATGTCACTGCAGTGTGAACCCAGCCAAAGCCCAAAGCCAAGGAGGGGACATTTCAACCTCCGGGTTTCCGAGAACAGCCAAGAGGAGCGATCTGCCAAGGATGCTCTGGAACTAGGGAAGAGCCTCCACCGAGCCCAAAGTCGgggtggatttttaaaataaagtaaagtaaaataaagtaaaccaTGCTTAAGTCTCCTGGCCAAAGATAAGGGTAAacggaaatagaacagagaaggttaaaattcaaaatggaactaagcagggctgtccactatccccaatgctatttgcattggcaattgaggtcttagcaaataaaattagaaacaatAAGGAGTGGAGAGGTTACCAGATAGGAAAacctgaattaaaattaaatctttttgcagatgatgctatagtattgactgaaaccccaatggaaatgatgaaaagtctCCTGGCCAAAGTTAGGTCTCAAAGGGACTCGCCatgtactagaaacatagaagattgacggcagaaaaagaccaactggtaggcaaagatggctcttctacgacatgtggacttcaactcccagaattcctgagctagtatgattggctcaggaattctgggagttgaagtccacaagccgtagaagagccaactttgtctacccctgtcctggtccatctagtctgcccttatactatttcctgtattttatcttaggatggatctatgtttattccgggcatgtttaaattcagtgactgtggattgaccaaccacgtctgctgaagtttttgctaacacagaactgccaatacaatactcacattgaggattccttttccccatgcccattattttacatttggaaacattaaactgcagtttccgttgctttgaccactaatctagtaaagctaaatcatttgccatattacagacgcctccgggaatatcaaccctattgcacactttagagtcatcggcaaataggggAAGCTGGGAGGAAACGGTCACAAACCGTGACCACAGGGCGCATTGCCAAGGGCCACGATGACATGAGTGCAGAGGTGGATGGTGATAACCTCCCCCACCCCATCTTTTCAGTCCCGTCGTAACTCCGAACGGTCGCCGAGAGAATGCTTGTGAGTTAAGGACCATCTGTACTGTACGTATAAACAGCCGGAAGGTCATTAAATAAAAGTAGAGCAGGCCTCCACGTTTCTCAAAGGACATTTTccactttcctttctcttccctgtaGTAACGCCGATGGCAAAATATCCTTCAGCTTGCTGAATGTCAGTGGCAATTAACATTAACACCTTACGGATAAAACCATGGATGATTTACCTTATTCGACCATTTGTAGGCCTGGAGCAGTTGACTATAAAGGGGTGTTTTGTCTTGGACAGGATCGAGGCTTAAGAGCCCGCTGTTATGCAGGGGGTGGTTTTCGGACGGTTTGCCCACCAGGTTACTCAAGCGTTCCAACTCACTAAAAAGAAAATCATGAGAAAAAGAGGGTTAGAAAGTGTGttttacacacacgcacacactcacCATTTTCATAAATTCATCTGGGGtgtgcattggcatccttcagtctcgaaagaccatagaaacatagaaagttgatagcagaaaaagccctcctggtccatctagtctgccctgatactatttcctgtattttatcttaggatggatctatgtttatcccagccatgtttaaattcagctactgtggatttaccaaccacgtctgctggaagtttgttccaagcatctactactctttcagtcaaatagtattttctcccgttgcttctgatctttcctccaactaacttcagattatgccctcttgttcttgtgttcactttcctattaaaaacacttccttactgaactttatttaacccttaaatgtttcaatcgtgtccccgctttcccttctgtcctccagactctgcagatggagttcatgaagtctttcctggtcaatttcatgcttaagaccttcccccatttttgtagcccgtctttggacccgttcaattttatcaatatcttttgataggtgaggtctccagaactggacacagtattattccaaatgtggtctcaccagcgctctatacagcaggatcacaatctccctcttcctgcttgttatcccTCTAGCTATGCACCTAAATGTTCTACtcgctttccttaccgcctgTCCACAacgttcacctattttgagactttcagaaatccCTATCGCTCTCTTCTGACTCCCCAGAGcgtgaagcctgggtaggttagtatgttGTATCTGCGGTGTAACTCGACAATAATCAGTCCACACTTTCAAGGTGAAAAACGAGGGGCTAAAATCAAATTAGGGACCGGAATTTCCttcgctaagcaagacaattgtcgACGGATCGCGTACAATATTTACGATTgtttttgccacggttgttacTAAGCGAATCGTGCAGGCATTAAACGAATCCGGCTTCCACCGTTTACTTTGTTTATTGGAAGCTGGTCATCCATATATCTCTAGTTACATGGCTGCTACGAGTTGCAACATTCTATAAAACACCAACATAGCAAGTCCACAACTTAACAAGGGATTCATTGAGTGTCCGAAGTTACATTGGCGCTGAAAAAAGCcggttatgaccgtttttcacacttatgaccattccaGCATCCCCCCCAATTGGTCACATGATCCGAACTCGGGCGCTTGGCCACCAACACCTTATAGGAAGCCAAGAGGCGAAGCCAGGTGAAATATGTTACTAACTTCTCAATGgtgatgtttcacttaacaaacaaGGCGAGAAAAGTTGCAAAGCAGGGTATAACTTATTTAATGAACATCTTGCTTAAGaggttttgtatttttatatgttgtgagctgccccaggtCCTCGGAGAACAGCGGCATATacgtccaataaataaacaaataaaataaataaaataagaacagcATTTTGGCCTCAGTTGCGGTCGTTAGGTGgagaatttcctgtattttatttgtttatttatttctcctcTTTAATTTGTATTGTTTTGGCTCAACGCTACCTCAAagcccttttttcttttatttgctgTGTCCGCATTCGCTACTTTAATTGCATTTTTTCTccgtttttgttttcttttcttacaGTAACACTGGGATGTTTCATTTTATCTTATTTGTTATTTCTGGCATGCCCTGTTTGCCTCTTTttcaagacttcatgaactcaatctgtatagtctggaggaccgaagggaaaggggggacgtgatcaaaacatttaaatatattaaagttttaaataaggttcaggagggaagcgtttttgataggaaagtgaacccaagaacaagggggcacaatctgaggttagttggggggaaagatcagaagtaatgtgagaaaatattatttgactgatagaggagtagaggcttggaacaaacttccagcagacatggttggtgaatccacagtaactgaattgaaacatgcctgggataaacatagatccatcctaagacaaaattcaggaaatagtataagggcagaccagatggaccatgaggtctttttctgccgttaatcttctaggtttctaggtttcaaATCAGGGAGTTTCTTGATCTCCGTTTAGGATCTTTTCGAATTCCCCCCCACGTGTACAAACGCAAACAGGAACTGCAAGACAGccaatcctcgacttacgaccattcGCTTAGTGACTGTTTGCATTTACCAAAAAAGTGATACACAACCCGTTTTCACACGACCAAAAcagcagcatcctcatggttgtGCGATCAACATTTAGGAGGTTTGTATTTATGACAGCGTGGGAAGGGGAGGGGTCAGGCGATCCCCCTTTTGCGAGCTCCTGATATAAGAAcccaagaagagccctgctgaatcgggccagagcccattgagtccagcattctgtgtcccacactggcccccccaattgtccatggggatcttgagcagaaagagaaggcaagaccctccctttcccttgacccccaacaaatcggacccaaggggaccctgcctgcctcaacccacatagaggtggcgcttggacatccgtttcaataaccacctatgatacactcggcatccatgaatctgtctcatcctgccttgaagctatccaggctgacagctgtcacgacctcttctggaagggaattccatcaaccaaggaccctctgggtgaagaagtatctcccttgatttgtcctcactttcttacctatgagctttagggagggccccctcgtcctagtattgtgtgatagaggaaagggtttttctctatccaccttttctatcccatgcgtgattttatacacttcaatcaagtcaccccttaaacgtcatctctcaaggctgaagagaccaaggccttgcaacctggtttcataagggaggggctccatttccttgattatATTTGCTGCccatttttgcacctttcccagttccattctgtcctccttgaggtgcggtgatcagaactgtacacaggactccaagtggggtctcaccatcgatttgtgcaGAGGCAATACGACACTcgctgacctattttcgattcccttcctaatcatgccaagcatgatCAGGCATTGCCAGTcaataaaagcaaattccattatttattattattatttattagatttgtatgccgccccgagtctacggagaggagcggcatacaaatctaataaataataataataataaataatggaatttgctttttttgacTGACAATCAAAGGCAATAGGGAAGCCGGGTTCACTTAGCAACCGTGTCACTAACTCAATAACTGTGCTGAGAAAGGCCCTAAAGTGAGGCCCAAGGTCGCTTTGCCAACCATCTTGTTGGGAATTTCGGGTTCAATGGCGGTCGCTAAGTCGAGGACGACCCACCTGCCCTCTTCCTACCCCCAAAGGAGGACCATCATGCCTCGCCTTGCCGTGCAGCATGGGAGTCCCAGCTGTATCCCAAGCCTTGGCAGGGGATGGCGGTGGATGATGGGTCAGGAGGTGGTTCCACTTCCCTGAGGAGAAAGAAAACAGTCCCAGGTAGGCCAAGCCCCGCCCTCCCTGCCCTGAATAGCATACGCTACCACGCCGGAGGAAAAGAGGGCGTGGCCTCCGCCCGGCCCCGCCCGCCCGGCTTACCCCCGCCCTCACCCCAAGTCCCGGCTGACGGAATGGAGGCTCTCTTGGAAGCTGCCGAGGAAGCCCTTCTCGCTGCCTTCCGCGGCCTCCTTGTACCGCCGGCCGTCCTTGAGGCAGTCGAAGACCCGCGTCACGCTCGAGCGCAGCGCCTGGATGGCGGCAATGGCCTGCGCGAAGGCCTCCAGGTTCACGCCGGCGCTGAGCACCCCGTCCGCCatcttgccaaaaaaaaaaaccccaatacgaCTCCCCCTCAGGTCCCCGGGAACGCCGGGAAATGTAGTCCGTCCGGCGGAAGCGTGGGAAAGCGGCCGTCGCAAAGCAGCCTGGGAGCAAAGCGAAGGACTCGCCCGACCGCGGGGCTTGCCGGGAAATGGAGTGCGGGAGGGGGAGTTTGGGTGCTGAAAGGGATAGCTCCTCTTCCGCCTTGGGTACACTTGCTGGAGATGGATGGATTTATCACTTTTATTTGGCTGATTTCAAGTCGCTTTAGCTGTTGCTTCTTAAATAAAGGCCAATACTTAACAGATAATAATGCTGTTTCTGAAAAAGCTGCATTAATTTAATGTCTTTAATTATTCCCtattaattttcttctttctttcctttcctaccttccttccttcttgctttttctttctttctttttttctctccttccttcccttttcctatttcttccttccttcttgcctttttctctctttctttttcttgccttcattttctccttccttcttactgtttatttctctttctctcctttcccttttcctcttctttctttccttccttccttctttctttttctttcccatttccttttttgcccatttcctttttttttatttccttccctccctccctcccactctctctccctcccactggTTCTTATAGTTTTGGCTCAAAGCAGTCTCCATGCACTTCCTATTTTATTTGGCTCTCTAAATTGGCCACTGTAGTTGCATTCCTCCATCTTGCCTCCTTGCTTTGACCTTTGTTTTTATCTCATCCTAGCATTGATCGTTACATTTTATAGGCATTTCTTCCAGTAATGATGTTACGTCTGGTGTGTTCTGTTTGGTTACTGTCAAAATAAAGTCATTCCTTGATGGTGTTTTTGGTCTCACTGGTAATATTTGTATTtgcccttttattttattttttcccctctcatttGTAACTTTAGTTGCTTTCGCTGCCTGGGTTCCTGCTTGCCATTTTAGTGATTTAGTCAAGCTgcccttttattttccttttttttgttaTGGCAGTTTCCCAAAGAAGATGCAAACGAATCCAAGTGACTTCCAGCAAGTGTACAAATAAAACCATCTTAATCACACTCATTTTTCAAAAGTCCCAGAACGGCTTTTAAAATCCACAGCAGAGGAGGGAAGCgtcataaaaaaaaagaaagggcagccgagttaaattatatttttcttggGCACTAAAGGTTTGGAGCGAATTCAAATCAGGAGTGAATTACACAATTTGTGGCGCAGGTCATCCTCGGCTTAACAGCCATTCGTTTAGCGACCGTTCATAGTTATGATGGCGCTGAATTAATTTAACCTTTTGGAGTCTGGGTGGCATACAgcgaataaaaaacaatgtaagaacagttaaaaccccgaAAATAAAACAGTCATTCaacaaatgttcatttatttttggCCAGAACTTGATGGATCTTGTTCACCGGCCCCaggaagtatttattttatttattggatttgtatgccgcccctctccgcagactcggggcggctaacaacaatgataaaaaacaacatgtaacaatccaattgaataaaacaactaaaaacccttattataaaaaccaaacatacacacaaacataccatacataacttgtaatggcctaggggaagtgaTCAAATTCGGATttacttggcaactggctggtATTTATGTCGGTTGAAATGCTCCAGGCGGTGCTGGTGGTTGCGTGGTCTTCTTTTGTGGCCcgctaacaagcaaagtcagtcgAGGTAGCCAGGTTTGCTTAATGACAGTGGCAGggcaagttgtaaaatggggcaaagcctCACTTTTAACAACCGCTCTCACTTAGCGACGAAAATTTTGGTCGTATGTTGAGGACACCCTGCAATTTTACAGTGGTGGAGATTTGGAAGGAAGGACATGCTGGCTCAGAAGGCAAACAAGGAATTGAACTACTTTCACACACACAGGAGCCAAACTCTTGAATTGGGATTTGcacagctattttttttttcatttttttgcaaTGCAATTGTGAGTATCTTATTTTTCAGCGTATAAGACACGTCTTAGGTTTTTTTGagggggatctacctaccaggtattcatctggctagcgtccttagtctggtcagctttagcacattgttttatcctctggttagggctgggaaaaaactttggagggagtagcaatgaaaaaaagcctgcaaagactcagggctggaaaaaaactttggagggagtagcaatgaaaagaagcctgcaaagacttaggactggaaaacccttattcagagggagtaacaatgaaaagaagcctgcaaaggcttagggctgaaaaaaaatttggaaggagtagcaatgaaaagaagcctgcaaaaatttagggctggaaaaaaacttcggagggagtagcaatgaaaacaagcctgcaaagacttaggactggaaaaaccttattcagagggagtagcaatgaaaagaagcctgcaaagacttagggctggaaaaaaacttcggagggagtagcaatgaaaagaagcctgcaagccaggaaaatcattagcacctcattggaGCTGAAAAACCTTTTTGGGAGGGAGTAGCaaagaaaacaagcctgcaaaccaGGAAGAGCCGAGAAGATCGTTAccatctcattagggctggggggaaaagcttcgagaaagctacattcagggtataagacgcacacaaattttcagcttctttgagggggaaaaaggtgcatctcatactccaaaaaatacagataATAGTTGTTAGGTATAATAACGgatttggataagaagtgaaaggaAGAATGGTTGAAGGTAGAAAGAATTAAGAGCATACCCCGAAGGTCACCGTTGGGCTAATGGTCCTTTTGTGACTGGCTCTAATGGCAAATTTtacacaaagaaaataaaccttcAAATGCTGCGGCGCCTGAGTCCTTCAAGCATTTTCGATTCTCTGGCCGAGAACGAGTATATTTTGATTTGGGGGACATTTATGTCCTCTGGATGTCAACCACTCGGAGCAGGAGTTGAAAAGTGGTGGAATGCATTTCATAGGGACGCTGCAAACGAGATTAATGGCTGAAAATTGAAACCTGGGTGGGAAATACACGGGCACCTAATCGTATTATTTTGTAACATGCATGCAAGACCAGGTTTTTATTTGgtcattgattttcttaaaaaacTAACTCAGGGGCGGTGAACATATCCACCAtactttcctctttttccccatAATAAGAATCATGTCAGGTGGGCTGAgctgagagggggagagggagagagagaggaagagagagagaaggagagggagggagagaaagggagagaggggggagaaagagggaaagagggagggagagaaagagggagagagagaaagggagagagggggaaagggaaagagggagatggggggaagagagagagggagggagagaaagggagagagggagggagaaagacagggaaagggagagagggagataaagagggagagaggggaagagagggagaaagagggagaaaggaaggtagggagagacagggaagagaaagaggagggagaaatagggagggagagggagagaaagagaaagagggaaggggatgaacagggggagagagatggggagaaagagggagagggagggagataaagagagggagagagggggagggagggaaagacagggaagagagagagaggggggagaaagagggagcgagagggagagaaagagggaaaggaaggaacggggagagagagggggagaaagagggagagagaggggagaaagaaagggagggagataaagagagggggaaagagggagggagggagagacgggcaagagagagagagaaagagggagagagggagaaagggagggagaaggagagaaatagagggagagagagagattggcttTCACGCCTGAGGCAGGACTAGAACCCACTATTTCAAGCAGCTCTACTAATAATTCTACTACTAAATCCATAATTCTGCTGAAGTAATCCTGTTGATTTCTGACTTTTCAGAATGTTTAATTTCCATGTTCTAGGAAAGAATaagatattattataatataatattagaataggaaagaataagcgcaccagcatgcctaccatcccggtcctactgtccccatttattcatactcatttcctgtgttcctgcccatgtttatacttatacctctTATctcgtatatgtttgacaaaacaaacacacaaataaagaaaaaaggaaggaaggatggaattaaggaaggaaggaagaaaagaaagaaagaattaaggaaggaaggaaagatggaaggaaagaaagaaaaaagaaggaaggaaaagaaaaacagaaagaaaaaagaaagaaggaaggaaagaagggagggaggaagaaagaaaaagaaagaaagaaagaacctggAATCGATGCCAAGCAATTCTTGTACCTTAATACAGCTACCCCAGCAGCAAACCTGGAAACATCGAAGTCTTGCATTGAACGGCAACAGATGGAACCAAGATTCCTGGGAATATTACGTAAAACAGATGAGAACTCTTGTTGTGTTACACCTACACAGCATGTTGTGTTTGCTTGCCAAGGAACACAGAGGAGAGTACAGATAGCTGATTCTCCAGGACAAAAGAGCTGAATGTGTGCCAAAAGTAAGGGtcaaacacagtggtacctctacttgcgaacttaattcattccctgaccaggttcttaagatgaaaagtttgtaagaagaagccatttttcccataggaatcaatgtaaaagcaaataatgtgtgcgattggggaaaccacagggagggtggaggccctgtttcctcccaggagattcctagaaaggccccacggaggcttctccctgccttttccagtcccatttcctctcaggagattcctagagaggccccacagaggcttctcccccccttttctggccttgtttcctcccaggagattcctagagaggccccacagaggcttctcccccccattttctggccttgttttctcccaggagattgctagagaggccccatggaggcttctcccccccattttctggccttgtttcctcccaggagattcctagagaggccccacggaggcttctccctgccttttccagtcccatttcctcccaggagattcctagagaggccccacagaggcttcttccccccattttctggccttgtttcctcccaggagattcctagaaaggcccccatggaggcttctccctgccttttccggttacagttttggaggctcaggtttgtaagtggaaaatggttcttgagaagaggcaaaaaaatcttgaacgccaggttcttatctagaaaagttcgtaagtagaggtgtttgtaggtagaggtaccactgtacttacagcAGCTCATTTGGTGCCTGTTCGAAGTTGCGACGGCATTGTAAAGTcaactgattcatacttatgacggttgcagtgtcctggggtcacatgacccCCGCGTGTGGGAAGACTAACTTATCCACCATAGTGATGCACTTAGCAACGAtgggaagaacggttgcaaagTGGGGTAAAACTACCCTTAACACATGTTttcgcttagccacagaaatgttgggctccctTGCGGTCGTAAGGTGAGGACTGCCTGCATTTGTTCCCTCCCAGGTCAGCTCAGGTGGCGGCTGGCCGTCTATGCTTGCAAAAGGGGAGATTACACGCAAAGCCCTGTTTTAAGACTTTAACTGGCTTAGCCCTCGGTTTTCCGCTGTTCCCGTTCTCAGCAATCTGCAGGCTTTGGATGCTTAAGAAAACTGGGCTAAGCCCAACAATTTGAAAGCAGTCACAGCTGGGAGAACCCTGGTCGACACAATGGggtagaagagaagggaagggaagggaagagaagagaacagaattttggaagggaagagaagggaatacaAAAGAATACAAGTGAATACAAGAGAATACAAGAGAAAATTgaataaagaatagaagagaggaggagagcagaggagaagagaagaagagaagagaagaagagaataggagtagagtagagaagagaagagtagagaaagagtagaatgtagaatagaataaatagaaaattgaataaacaatagagtagagtagaagggaagggaatcgaagggaagaggaagagaagagatagaatacagtatagagtagaatagaatagaaaattgagaattgatagagaatagaggagagaAGA
Coding sequences within:
- the MED27 gene encoding mediator of RNA polymerase II transcription subunit 27 gives rise to the protein MADGVLSAGVNLEAFAQAIAAIQALRSSVTRVFDCLKDGRRYKEAAEGSEKGFLGSFQESLHSVSRDLGELERLSNLVGKPSENHPLHNSGLLSLDPVQDKTPLYSQLLQAYKWSNKLQYHTGLASGLLNQQSLKRSANQMGVSAKRRPKAQPTTLVLPPQ